One Mesorhizobium loti genomic window carries:
- a CDS encoding transposase IS4 family protein, translating to MAVKRTGQLSLVEGFLGDKLSGGSSPLDRLSGLVKWYRFEKLLNPLRDDGPGRAAWPPLVLFKALLLQSLYGLSDRELEEALGDRLSFRRFAGLGLGESIPDHTVLSRFRNLLVGEGLLEKLFGELDRQLEKAGVILKRGTMLDATLIDAVSAPPTAERPSKDADARVTTRQGKGGFTFGYKAHVGVDEGSGIIRTVITTPANVNDTVMADDLIRSDEKTVWADAAYDTHARRARLKAEGKKVRIARRPNKHHPELPLRLKRYNRLIARRRAAVETTFATLKNRMKLTAIRYVGLAKASAQVTMAAIAFNMRRWAAITG from the coding sequence ATGGCGGTGAAGCGGACAGGTCAGTTGAGTCTGGTGGAGGGATTTCTGGGCGACAAGCTGTCGGGTGGCTCCTCGCCGCTCGACCGGTTGTCTGGCCTTGTGAAGTGGTACCGCTTCGAGAAGCTGCTTAACCCTCTGCGCGATGACGGACCGGGTCGGGCGGCTTGGCCGCCGCTGGTGCTGTTCAAGGCACTGCTGCTGCAATCGCTTTATGGGCTGTCGGATCGCGAACTTGAGGAGGCGCTCGGCGACCGGCTGTCGTTCCGGCGTTTTGCCGGGCTTGGGTTGGGAGAGAGCATTCCCGACCACACGGTGCTCTCGCGCTTTCGCAATCTGCTTGTCGGTGAAGGGCTGCTAGAGAAGCTGTTTGGCGAACTCGACCGGCAGCTGGAGAAGGCCGGCGTGATCCTGAAGCGCGGCACGATGCTGGATGCAACGCTGATCGATGCAGTCTCAGCGCCGCCGACAGCTGAGCGGCCTTCGAAAGATGCGGACGCCCGTGTCACCACGCGGCAGGGCAAGGGCGGTTTCACTTTTGGCTACAAGGCCCATGTCGGCGTGGATGAGGGCTCTGGCATCATCCGCACGGTGATCACCACACCGGCCAACGTCAACGACACGGTGATGGCCGATGACTTGATCCGCAGCGACGAGAAGACGGTGTGGGCCGATGCCGCCTACGACACGCACGCCCGGCGTGCCCGGCTCAAGGCCGAGGGCAAGAAGGTGCGCATCGCGCGCCGCCCCAACAAGCATCATCCGGAGCTGCCGTTGCGGCTCAAACGCTACAATCGCCTCATCGCCAGGCGTCGGGCGGCGGTGGAGACCACCTTCGCCACGCTCAAGAACCGCATGAAGCTGACCGCGATCCGCTATGTCGGACTGGCCAAGGCGTCCGCCCAAGTGACGATGGCGGCGATCGCCTTCAACATGCGCCGATGGGCCGCCATCACGGGATAG
- a CDS encoding sugar ABC transporter permease: MSSVALAGNVPSAAALRARSEDRTAWLLAAPAILLLLLFVLLPVAAVIFLGFTDFELGYGKFRFVGFENYAHLLNDRTFRRSLWNTSVYTAIVAPVSIVLGLGVALLIEGEGRARGFFRTVYFLPVASLIVAMATVWQYIFHPTIGPLNALLSLAGIPGPNWLGASNTVLYSLSIIGVWQSVGFNMVLFLAGLTAIPRELYAAAHVDGAKSALDRFFLVTWPMLGPTTLFVVTISITNAVKVFETVKMLTDGGPNKASEVLLFTIYQEGFVYLRVGYASAMTVVFLAILVVLMLLQYRVLDRRVHYT; the protein is encoded by the coding sequence ATGTCTAGCGTCGCGCTGGCGGGCAATGTCCCGAGCGCCGCGGCACTGCGCGCGCGCAGCGAGGATCGGACCGCCTGGCTGCTGGCGGCGCCGGCCATCCTGCTGTTGCTGCTGTTCGTGCTGTTGCCGGTGGCGGCCGTCATCTTTCTCGGCTTCACCGATTTCGAACTCGGCTACGGCAAGTTCCGCTTTGTCGGCTTCGAGAATTACGCGCATCTCCTGAACGACCGCACCTTCCGCCGGTCGCTATGGAACACATCGGTCTACACGGCGATTGTCGCGCCGGTCTCGATCGTGCTTGGCCTGGGGGTTGCCCTGCTGATCGAAGGCGAGGGGCGGGCGCGCGGCTTTTTCCGCACCGTTTATTTCCTGCCCGTCGCCTCGCTGATCGTCGCCATGGCGACGGTCTGGCAATACATCTTCCACCCGACGATCGGGCCGCTCAACGCGCTGCTTTCGCTTGCCGGCATTCCCGGCCCGAACTGGCTCGGCGCGTCGAACACCGTGCTTTACAGCCTGTCGATCATCGGCGTCTGGCAGTCGGTCGGCTTCAACATGGTGCTGTTCCTGGCCGGCCTGACGGCGATCCCGCGCGAGCTCTATGCCGCCGCGCACGTCGATGGCGCGAAATCGGCGCTCGACCGGTTCTTCCTCGTCACCTGGCCGATGCTCGGACCGACGACGCTGTTCGTCGTCACCATCAGCATCACCAATGCGGTGAAGGTCTTCGAGACGGTGAAAATGCTGACCGACGGCGGGCCCAACAAGGCGTCGGAAGTGCTGCTTTTCACCATCTACCAGGAAGGGTTCGTCTATCTGCGCGTCGGCTACGCCTCGGCAATGACCGTCGTCTTCCTGGCGATCCTGGTCGTGCTGATGCTTCTGCAATACCGCGTGCTCGACCGGCGGGTGCACTACACATGA
- a CDS encoding sugar ABC transporter permease, whose protein sequence is MTGIPAGRIIRFALLSLGALMILAPYIFMISTAGKTQSDIFTSSLTLIPQHFYFAENFAKAFAKVPMATLLWNGVVVCGLIFFFQVVVAIPCAYAMAKLKFRAARLMMVLVMLGLLVPIHATALPLYVAFDRMSLLNSYTSLVAPFTISVFAIFMFLQFFRAMPDDLLHAARLDGMSELGIVARVIVPNAWPAVTAFAIFSVVAHWNDLYWPLIVVSKQAYATPPLGLMYFRAAEAGDDYGALMAATLIITLPLVAAFLLAQKRFVEGITMTGLKG, encoded by the coding sequence ATGACAGGCATTCCGGCTGGCCGCATCATCCGCTTCGCGCTGCTTTCGCTCGGCGCGCTGATGATCCTTGCGCCCTACATCTTCATGATCTCGACAGCGGGCAAGACGCAGAGCGACATCTTCACCTCGTCGCTGACGCTCATCCCGCAGCATTTCTACTTCGCCGAGAATTTCGCCAAGGCGTTTGCCAAGGTGCCGATGGCGACGCTTTTGTGGAACGGCGTCGTCGTCTGCGGCCTGATCTTCTTCTTCCAAGTGGTGGTCGCCATCCCTTGCGCCTATGCGATGGCCAAACTGAAGTTCCGCGCCGCGCGGCTGATGATGGTGCTGGTCATGCTCGGCCTCTTGGTGCCGATCCATGCGACGGCGCTGCCGCTCTATGTCGCCTTCGACCGGATGTCGCTCTTGAACAGCTACACCTCGCTGGTCGCGCCCTTCACCATATCGGTGTTCGCGATCTTCATGTTCCTGCAGTTCTTCCGCGCCATGCCCGATGATCTGCTGCACGCGGCACGGCTCGACGGCATGTCCGAACTCGGCATCGTGGCGCGCGTCATCGTGCCCAATGCCTGGCCGGCGGTCACCGCCTTCGCGATCTTTTCCGTCGTCGCGCACTGGAACGACCTCTACTGGCCGCTGATCGTCGTCAGCAAGCAGGCCTACGCCACGCCGCCGCTTGGCCTGATGTATTTCCGCGCCGCCGAGGCCGGCGACGACTACGGCGCGCTAATGGCCGCCACGCTGATCATCACCCTTCCACTCGTCGCCGCCTTCCTGCTCGCGCAGAAACGCTTCGTCGAAGGCATCACCATGACCGGTCTCAAAGGCTGA
- a CDS encoding sugar ABC transporter periplasmic sugar-binding protein, giving the protein MKHFSRIFAAAAVSLAAALPAYAETTLTVHYPMPGFFKNVMDTISKKFMEENPDIKIQFASPSATYEEGIQTILRQAGTDEMPDITFIGLNRLRMLNERDVAVDLGPLVKKEGNMAELGFSDTILKLAQVNGKQVGLAFATSNPIMYYNADLVKAAGGDPDNPPKTWDEVIALGGKIKALGNGVDGIDFRWQGDDWMFSALLFGAGGKMLNEDESKVAFNGPEGEKAVEILERMVKEGGMPVFTKPAGEQAFAAGKVGFEFQTTGALVNTIKNVGDKFTLRTAKIPLIDPVNGHLPTGGNAVVILTKDEAKQEAAWKFAKFAAGPYGASVVVPGTGYVPNNELAAKSSDYLGDFYKKNPLFQAGLSQMPLMVPWYAFPGTNGVKVTRTIVDNLSRIVDLSASPKEALTDAASDVEGMLPTQ; this is encoded by the coding sequence ATGAAGCATTTTTCCAGGATTTTCGCCGCAGCGGCGGTGTCGCTGGCGGCAGCCCTTCCGGCCTATGCCGAAACGACACTGACGGTTCACTACCCGATGCCGGGCTTCTTCAAGAACGTGATGGACACGATCTCGAAGAAGTTCATGGAGGAAAATCCCGACATCAAGATCCAGTTCGCCAGCCCGTCGGCGACCTATGAGGAAGGCATCCAGACCATTCTTCGCCAGGCCGGCACCGACGAGATGCCCGACATCACCTTCATCGGCCTCAACCGCCTGCGCATGCTCAATGAACGCGACGTCGCCGTCGATCTCGGCCCGCTGGTCAAGAAGGAAGGCAATATGGCGGAGCTCGGCTTCTCCGACACGATCCTGAAGCTGGCGCAGGTCAACGGCAAGCAGGTCGGCCTCGCCTTCGCCACCTCCAATCCGATCATGTATTACAATGCCGACCTGGTGAAGGCGGCCGGCGGCGATCCGGACAATCCGCCCAAGACCTGGGACGAGGTGATCGCGCTCGGCGGCAAGATCAAGGCGCTCGGCAATGGCGTCGACGGCATCGACTTCCGCTGGCAGGGCGATGACTGGATGTTCTCGGCGCTGCTGTTCGGCGCCGGCGGCAAGATGCTGAACGAGGACGAAAGCAAGGTCGCCTTCAATGGGCCGGAAGGCGAGAAGGCTGTGGAGATCCTCGAGCGGATGGTGAAGGAGGGCGGTATGCCGGTGTTCACCAAGCCGGCAGGCGAGCAGGCCTTCGCGGCCGGCAAGGTCGGTTTCGAATTCCAAACCACAGGTGCGCTGGTCAACACGATCAAGAATGTCGGTGACAAATTCACGCTGCGCACAGCGAAAATCCCGTTGATCGATCCGGTCAACGGCCATCTGCCGACCGGCGGCAATGCCGTCGTCATCCTGACCAAGGACGAGGCCAAGCAGGAGGCCGCCTGGAAGTTCGCGAAATTCGCCGCCGGTCCCTATGGCGCTTCCGTCGTCGTGCCGGGCACCGGCTATGTCCCCAACAACGAGCTGGCGGCGAAATCGTCAGACTATCTCGGCGATTTCTACAAGAAGAACCCGCTGTTCCAGGCCGGGCTCAGCCAGATGCCGCTGATGGTTCCGTGGTATGCCTTCCCGGGAACCAATGGTGTCAAGGTAACGCGGACGATCGTCGACAATCTGTCGCGCATCGTCGACCTGTCGGCCTCGCCCAAGGAAGCGCTGACGGATGCTGCCAGCGACGTCGAGGGCATGCTGCCGACGCAGTGA